In one Agathobacter rectalis ATCC 33656 genomic region, the following are encoded:
- the pknB gene encoding Stk1 family PASTA domain-containing Ser/Thr kinase, translated as MLEIGSFLSDRYEILSKVGAGGMSDVYKAKDHILSRFVAIKVLKQEFSEDSSFVTKFRAEAQSAAGLEHPNIVNIYDVGSENGLYYIVMEYVEGITLKTYIEKKGQLSFKESASIAIQVARGIEAAHNKNIIHRDIKPQNIIISTDGKVKVTDFGIAKATSSNTISSDVMGSVHYASPEQARNGFVDGRSDIYSLGIVMFEMVTGRVPFDGDTTVAVALQHLQEEIARPSIYAPDLPISFEKIILKCTQKTPDRRYQTIEELLTDIRRSLAHPDEDFVTIAPLVDGGKTKVISPEELDKIKEGRGVAEDLNDDDTDADNGDEYADDEDDDDEYDESLLDDDDDDEDEDDDDDGKLLNPKMDKAITIMGIVTAVIIVIVIIYLALSVAGVFKFGGKKNSESQQTESQTQTESESESETQTETEGQMIDIRGMSVEDAQKAVDRLKLDLTVFAFETKQSDEKDGTILEQDVKAGDTVKRGSQINVVIAGKGDSTSEMVKIPSVIGKTKSSAKSTLESAGFSVTFEYGDYNDSVAADVVTAQSPSAKKQAAKGSTVTVTLSPGQKPITVPNVVGASQSHAESALAGAGLKYTYADSQYSDTVPAGNVISQTKSGETVAAGTTITLTLSKGKQEISTNVSKGISYSGEGTVVKAEYKLVGKSGTVYDKGSYENTSSFTVSGTMKEATGSIVVTWTVQTGETDEAGNPATVTLDPVTYSVP; from the coding sequence ATGTTAGAGATAGGAAGTTTTTTATCGGATCGATATGAGATCCTAAGCAAGGTTGGCGCAGGCGGCATGTCTGATGTATACAAGGCAAAAGACCATATACTGAGCCGTTTTGTAGCTATAAAGGTTTTAAAGCAGGAGTTTTCGGAGGATAGTTCATTTGTGACCAAGTTCCGTGCTGAGGCACAGTCAGCAGCAGGACTTGAGCATCCAAATATCGTAAATATCTATGATGTAGGCAGCGAGAATGGTCTGTACTACATTGTCATGGAGTATGTCGAGGGTATCACACTTAAGACTTATATCGAGAAAAAGGGCCAGCTGTCATTCAAGGAGTCTGCAAGTATTGCAATCCAGGTGGCAAGGGGCATAGAGGCCGCTCACAATAAAAATATCATCCACCGTGATATCAAGCCGCAGAATATCATTATTTCTACAGATGGCAAGGTAAAGGTGACAGACTTTGGAATTGCAAAGGCTACATCTTCAAATACAATAAGCTCAGATGTGATGGGCTCAGTACACTATGCATCTCCGGAGCAGGCAAGAAACGGCTTCGTCGATGGCAGAAGTGATATTTACTCATTGGGAATCGTAATGTTTGAGATGGTTACAGGCCGTGTGCCGTTTGACGGTGATACCACAGTGGCAGTTGCACTGCAGCACTTACAGGAGGAGATTGCAAGGCCAAGCATCTACGCACCGGATCTGCCAATCAGCTTTGAGAAAATCATCTTAAAGTGTACACAAAAGACACCGGACCGCAGATACCAGACTATTGAGGAGCTTCTCACAGACATAAGGCGCTCTCTTGCGCATCCTGATGAGGATTTCGTCACAATAGCACCACTCGTTGACGGTGGCAAGACCAAGGTTATAAGCCCGGAGGAGCTTGACAAGATAAAAGAGGGCAGAGGTGTCGCAGAGGACTTAAACGATGATGATACCGATGCAGATAATGGTGATGAGTATGCTGACGATGAAGACGATGATGATGAATATGATGAGTCACTCTTAGACGACGATGATGACGACGAAGACGAAGACGATGATGATGACGGCAAGCTTTTAAATCCAAAGATGGATAAAGCAATCACAATCATGGGTATAGTAACAGCTGTAATCATTGTAATAGTTATCATATATCTTGCACTTTCAGTGGCAGGAGTGTTTAAGTTTGGCGGCAAAAAGAACTCAGAGTCACAGCAGACAGAGTCACAGACACAGACCGAGTCTGAATCAGAGTCAGAGACACAGACTGAGACAGAGGGCCAGATGATTGACATCAGAGGCATGTCAGTGGAGGATGCTCAGAAGGCAGTAGACCGCTTAAAGCTTGACCTCACAGTATTTGCATTTGAGACAAAGCAGTCAGATGAAAAGGACGGCACAATCCTTGAGCAGGATGTCAAGGCCGGAGATACAGTAAAGCGTGGTTCACAGATTAATGTAGTTATCGCAGGAAAAGGTGATAGTACATCAGAGATGGTCAAGATACCAAGTGTAATCGGAAAGACCAAGAGCTCAGCAAAGAGCACACTCGAGTCAGCAGGCTTTAGTGTCACCTTCGAGTATGGAGATTACAATGACAGTGTAGCAGCAGATGTAGTAACAGCACAGTCACCATCAGCAAAGAAACAGGCCGCAAAGGGCAGCACAGTAACAGTCACCCTCTCACCGGGCCAGAAGCCAATCACCGTGCCAAACGTAGTAGGCGCCTCACAGTCACATGCAGAAAGCGCCCTCGCAGGAGCAGGGCTCAAGTACACCTATGCCGACTCCCAGTACAGCGACACAGTACCCGCCGGCAACGTAATCAGCCAGACCAAATCCGGTGAAACCGTAGCCGCGGGCACCACAATCACACTTACACTCAGTAAGGGTAAGCAGGAGATATCGACTAACGTAAGTAAAGGAATTAGTTATAGTGGAGAGGGAACTGTAGTAAAAGCAGAGTATAAGCTTGTAGGTAAAAGTGGAACTGTATACGATAAGGGTTCATATGAAAATACGTCATCATTTACAGTTTCCGGAACAATGAAAGAAGCTACAGGAAGTATTGTGGTTACTTGGACAGTTCAGACAGGGGAAACAGATGAAGCAGGAAATCCTGCAACTGTCACACTTGATCCAGTAACGTATAGCGTGCCATAA
- the rsgA gene encoding ribosome small subunit-dependent GTPase A produces MTGKIIKGIAGFYYVYVEETKEAKETATGGTLYECKAKGTFRKQKIKPLVGDTVDIAVLDEEKHIGNVERILPRKNELIRPAVSNIDMALVIFASAKPDPNFNLLDRFLCMMEYQHVPVTICFNKKDLITPQKQQELKSIYEPAGYRVMFTSTKTGEGIDEIKHVLEGRTTTVAGPSGVGKSSIINCLQDDVQMETGHISEKIERGKHTTRHSEIIPIKDGTYIMDTPGFSSMDVPGFEKEDLWTCYPEFVEYEPYCRFQGCSHINEPDCGVKEALSEGKISQVRYDNYKLLYEELKNRQKY; encoded by the coding sequence ATGACAGGAAAAATTATTAAAGGAATTGCCGGCTTCTACTACGTCTACGTAGAAGAAACCAAAGAAGCAAAAGAAACTGCCACAGGCGGCACTCTCTACGAGTGCAAAGCAAAAGGCACCTTCAGAAAACAAAAGATAAAGCCACTGGTAGGCGATACAGTCGATATAGCAGTCCTCGACGAGGAAAAGCACATAGGCAATGTCGAGCGTATACTGCCACGGAAAAACGAACTTATCAGGCCGGCTGTGTCCAATATAGACATGGCCCTGGTTATTTTTGCATCCGCAAAGCCGGATCCCAATTTCAACCTGCTTGATAGGTTTTTGTGTATGATGGAGTACCAGCATGTGCCGGTCACCATATGCTTCAACAAAAAGGATCTAATCACGCCCCAAAAGCAGCAGGAGCTTAAAAGCATATACGAGCCGGCAGGCTACAGAGTGATGTTTACCAGCACGAAAACCGGCGAGGGTATAGATGAGATAAAGCACGTTTTAGAGGGAAGGACAACCACGGTTGCAGGCCCCTCAGGTGTTGGCAAGTCATCTATCATCAACTGTCTGCAGGATGATGTGCAGATGGAGACAGGGCACATAAGTGAGAAAATAGAGCGCGGAAAGCACACGACCAGACATTCTGAGATTATTCCGATAAAGGATGGCACGTATATCATGGATACACCGGGCTTTAGCTCGATGGATGTGCCGGGCTTTGAAAAGGAGGATCTGTGGACCTGTTATCCGGAGTTTGTAGAATATGAGCCGTATTGCAGGTTTCAGGGCTGCAGTCATATAAATGAGCCGGACTGCGGTGTCAAGGAGGCTCTTTCAGAAGGGAAAATATCGCAGGTGCGGTATGATAACTATAAGCTTCTGTATGAGGAGCTGAAAAACAGACAAAAGTATTAA
- the rlmN gene encoding 23S rRNA (adenine(2503)-C(2))-methyltransferase RlmN has translation MEQIKEQLTDIKSMNMDELTEFIISLGEKKFRAKQIYEWIHVKHVDSFDEMTNISKKFIQVLKDNAILISLKKEEVQVSKLDGTRKYLFALDDGNVIESVLMKYKHGNSVCISSQVGCRMGCRFCASTLDGLVRGLRPSEMIDQIYQIGKDIGERISNVVVMGTGEPLDNYDNLLRFIELLTDENGINISQRNLTVSTCGLVPRMRQLADEKLAITLALSLHASNQEKRKALMPVANSYDIHDVVDACKYYFAQTGRRVTFEYSLVGGVNDTAEDAAELSALVHGMNCHINLIPVNPIKERDYVQSNKGVIEAFKNRLEKNGINVTIRREMGRDIDGACGQLRKKHIDKERGIN, from the coding sequence ATGGAACAGATAAAAGAACAACTAACTGACATCAAATCAATGAATATGGACGAGCTCACAGAGTTTATCATATCGCTCGGAGAAAAGAAATTCCGTGCGAAGCAGATATATGAGTGGATTCATGTGAAGCATGTGGACAGCTTTGATGAGATGACCAATATTTCAAAAAAGTTCATACAGGTATTAAAGGACAATGCAATACTCATCTCGCTAAAAAAAGAGGAGGTGCAGGTGTCAAAGCTCGATGGCACGAGAAAATATCTCTTTGCACTCGACGATGGCAATGTCATAGAGAGTGTGCTTATGAAGTACAAGCATGGAAACTCTGTATGCATATCTTCGCAGGTTGGCTGCAGGATGGGGTGCAGATTCTGTGCATCCACTCTTGACGGTCTCGTCAGGGGGCTTAGGCCGTCTGAGATGATTGACCAGATTTATCAGATAGGCAAGGACATAGGAGAGCGCATCTCAAATGTAGTTGTCATGGGCACAGGTGAGCCGCTTGACAATTACGACAATCTGCTGCGCTTTATAGAGCTTCTCACTGATGAAAACGGAATCAATATCAGCCAGCGCAATCTGACAGTTTCCACATGTGGTCTCGTACCGCGCATGAGACAGCTTGCAGATGAAAAGCTTGCTATCACGCTGGCGCTTTCACTGCATGCCTCCAACCAGGAAAAGAGAAAAGCTCTCATGCCGGTTGCAAACAGCTATGATATACATGATGTGGTTGATGCATGCAAATATTATTTTGCACAGACCGGCCGCAGAGTCACCTTTGAGTATAGCCTGGTAGGCGGAGTGAACGATACAGCCGAGGATGCAGCAGAGCTTTCGGCACTCGTACATGGCATGAACTGCCATATAAATCTGATTCCGGTAAACCCGATAAAGGAGCGCGATTACGTGCAGTCCAATAAGGGTGTTATAGAGGCTTTTAAAAATAGGCTTGAAAAAAACGGAATTAATGTTACTATTAGAAGGGAAATGGGCAGAGATATAGACGGTGCCTGTGGACAGCTTCGCAAGAAGCATATAGATAAAGAGAGAGGAATAAACTAG
- a CDS encoding zinc metallopeptidase, producing MGYYYWDPTYILVVIGAVICMIASARVKGTFNKYSQLRSMSGMNGAQVAQRVLQAAGIYDVQVRHVSGSLTDHYDPRTKTVNLSDPVYNATSVAALGVAAHECGHAIQHAKSYAPLSIRSALVPIANFGSMLAWPVILIGLLFNTRSSGLIIDIGILLFSAAVLFQLVTLPVEFDASRRALVMLRTQGILADDELRYTRRVLKSAALTYVASAAAAILQLLRIILITNGRRRDD from the coding sequence ATGGGATATTATTACTGGGATCCGACATATATACTCGTTGTGATAGGTGCAGTGATATGTATGATTGCATCGGCAAGAGTTAAAGGTACATTTAATAAATACTCACAGCTAAGAAGCATGTCAGGCATGAATGGTGCGCAGGTGGCTCAGAGAGTGCTTCAGGCGGCAGGCATATATGATGTGCAGGTGCGTCATGTGTCAGGTAGTCTGACGGACCACTACGATCCGCGCACCAAAACAGTGAATTTATCTGATCCTGTGTACAATGCCACATCGGTCGCAGCACTTGGCGTAGCAGCCCATGAGTGTGGACACGCTATACAGCATGCAAAAAGCTATGCACCTCTTTCAATCAGGAGTGCACTTGTGCCTATAGCTAATTTTGGCTCAATGCTTGCATGGCCGGTCATACTTATCGGCTTATTATTTAACACACGCTCGTCAGGGCTTATTATTGATATAGGCATATTGCTGTTTTCGGCAGCAGTGCTTTTCCAGCTCGTGACATTGCCGGTAGAGTTTGATGCTTCAAGACGTGCGCTTGTCATGCTTCGTACACAGGGCATACTTGCAGATGACGAGCTTAGGTACACAAGAAGGGTGCTCAAGTCAGCGGCACTTACCTATGTAGCCAGTGCGGCGGCTGCTATTTTACAGCTCCTTCGTATAATACTTATCACAAACGGACGCAGACGGGACGACTGA
- a CDS encoding Stp1/IreP family PP2C-type Ser/Thr phosphatase: MKTFSITDAGAIREMNQDFYFSSDTAVGNLPNLFIVADGMGGHKAGDYASRYTIERVVASVSRNAGDEPVSIIKEAINKANELLVAESREDEAKRGMGTTLVVGTIIGNKLFVANIGDSRLYIVGGTEQIRQITRDHSLVDEMVRMGEINADEARVHPDKNIITRAVGAADHVEADFFEVELCEDDRILLCTDGLTNMVRDKEICDTIRQNDNIETAASQLVAMANANGGRDNITVMIIKPF; encoded by the coding sequence ATGAAGACGTTTTCCATTACGGATGCAGGTGCTATTCGTGAGATGAATCAGGATTTTTATTTCTCGTCTGACACTGCAGTAGGAAATCTTCCGAATCTTTTCATCGTAGCAGATGGAATGGGAGGACACAAAGCCGGTGACTATGCTTCCAGATACACTATAGAGCGTGTGGTTGCATCGGTATCGAGAAATGCCGGGGATGAACCGGTATCCATCATCAAAGAGGCTATCAACAAGGCAAATGAGCTTTTGGTGGCTGAGTCTCGTGAGGATGAAGCTAAGCGTGGAATGGGTACCACCTTAGTCGTAGGAACTATTATAGGAAACAAGCTTTTTGTGGCCAATATAGGTGACAGTAGGCTTTATATTGTAGGTGGCACAGAGCAGATCAGACAAATTACCAGGGATCATTCACTGGTTGATGAGATGGTCAGGATGGGTGAGATAAATGCCGACGAGGCGAGAGTTCATCCGGACAAGAATATCATCACGAGAGCTGTCGGGGCAGCAGATCATGTGGAGGCAGATTTCTTTGAGGTCGAGCTATGTGAGGACGACAGGATTCTTCTGTGTACAGACGGACTTACCAATATGGTGAGAGATAAAGAAATATGCGATACTATTAGGCAAAATGATAATATCGAGACAGCAGCGTCACAGCTTGTCGCCATGGCCAATGCAAACGGTGGCCGCGATAATATCACGGTAATGATTATTAAACCATTTTAA
- the fmt gene encoding methionyl-tRNA formyltransferase: MRVIFMGTPDFSVGTLEAIIEAGHEVALVVTQPDKPKGRGKTMQYTPVKECALSHGIEVFQPVKIRETANIEYLRKFNADIIIVVAFGQILSKSILDMPRYGCINVHASLLPKYRGAAPIQWAVINGDEFTGVTTMRMDEGVDTGDMIAKSTVRLAPDETGGSLFDKLSAEGAKLCVETMKMIEDGTAEYTPQNSEEATHTSMISKELGFIDWTKPAVEIERLIRGLNPWPSAYTHLNGKTFKVWSAKVIDGSDDYEPGCIYHIGKNDMYVQTGKGALSLVEVQLQGKKRMDTGSFLRGCHVEEGSFFTL; the protein is encoded by the coding sequence ATGAGAGTAATTTTCATGGGAACACCGGACTTTTCGGTGGGAACACTTGAGGCAATTATAGAGGCAGGGCACGAGGTGGCACTGGTTGTCACACAGCCCGACAAGCCAAAGGGCCGCGGCAAGACAATGCAGTATACACCGGTCAAGGAGTGTGCGCTTTCGCACGGTATTGAGGTATTCCAGCCGGTTAAAATAAGAGAGACTGCTAATATAGAGTATCTCAGAAAGTTTAATGCAGATATAATAATCGTGGTTGCTTTCGGACAGATTCTGTCAAAGAGTATTCTTGATATGCCTCGATACGGCTGTATCAATGTGCATGCTTCACTTTTGCCAAAGTACAGAGGTGCGGCTCCTATCCAGTGGGCTGTGATTAACGGTGACGAGTTTACAGGTGTCACTACCATGAGGATGGATGAGGGCGTCGATACCGGCGATATGATTGCAAAGAGTACAGTCAGACTCGCACCTGATGAGACCGGCGGCAGCCTGTTTGATAAGCTCTCAGCAGAGGGAGCAAAGCTGTGTGTGGAGACCATGAAGATGATAGAGGATGGCACTGCAGAGTATACTCCTCAAAACAGCGAGGAGGCCACACATACATCAATGATCAGTAAGGAGCTTGGCTTTATCGACTGGACAAAGCCGGCTGTTGAGATTGAGAGGCTTATAAGGGGGCTTAATCCATGGCCGAGCGCATACACCCACCTGAATGGTAAGACATTTAAGGTGTGGAGTGCAAAGGTGATTGACGGCAGCGATGATTATGAGCCGGGCTGTATTTATCATATCGGAAAAAATGATATGTATGTACAGACAGGAAAAGGAGCATTATCTTTAGTAGAGGTACAGCTCCAGGGCAAGAAGCGCATGGATACAGGTTCATTTTTGAGAGGCTGTCATGTGGAAGAGGGCTCGTTTTTCACGTTATAG
- the rpe gene encoding ribulose-phosphate 3-epimerase has product MNCLSPSILSADYSILGEQLKQLDEAGAQYVHIDVMDGSFVPSISIGLPVIKTIRKCTERMFDVHLMIDEPVRYIDDFAAAGADIITVHAEACKHLDRTIEAIKEKGILAGVALNPATPLSAIEYVLPKVDMVLIMTVNPGFGGQKLIPYTVDKVRDLKALLEKTANKADIEVDGGVNLENVETLLAAGANIIVAGSAVFSGDIEENVKGFLNIMM; this is encoded by the coding sequence ATGAACTGTTTATCACCATCAATTTTATCAGCGGATTATTCAATACTCGGAGAGCAGCTTAAGCAGCTTGATGAGGCCGGAGCACAATATGTACATATAGATGTTATGGACGGCAGCTTCGTTCCAAGCATATCAATAGGACTGCCGGTCATAAAGACAATCAGAAAGTGCACAGAGCGCATGTTTGATGTGCATCTGATGATAGATGAGCCGGTCAGATACATAGATGATTTTGCGGCGGCAGGCGCTGACATCATCACAGTCCATGCGGAGGCATGCAAGCATCTTGACAGAACAATCGAGGCAATAAAGGAAAAGGGCATACTGGCAGGTGTAGCATTAAATCCGGCTACTCCGCTTTCTGCTATAGAGTATGTGCTCCCTAAGGTGGATATGGTGCTTATCATGACGGTAAATCCGGGCTTTGGAGGACAAAAGCTTATTCCGTACACTGTAGACAAGGTGCGCGACCTAAAGGCGCTTCTTGAGAAAACCGCAAACAAGGCTGATATAGAGGTGGACGGTGGTGTCAATCTGGAGAATGTTGAGACACTGCTTGCGGCAGGAGCCAATATCATTGTTGCGGGAAGTGCGGTGTTTAGCGGAGATATAGAAGAAAATGTAAAGGGTTTTCTGAATATCATGATGTAA
- the rsmB gene encoding 16S rRNA (cytosine(967)-C(5))-methyltransferase RsmB, whose product MINNHSKNNHNNKNSQINKNNIPGRPAKSNVTAHNEHSVDTRELALEMLIEINERGAFSHIVLRSVLDKYQYLSKQDRAFMTRLVDGTIEYMLQLDYIIDSFSKTKVRKMKPFIRNLLRMSVYQIKYMDAVPDSAVCNEAVKLAKRHKFAQLSGFVNGVLRNIARNIDSVQFDTLSIRYSMPQWIVDRFVAAYGEKKAEEIFKAFHNKSTISIRTNLTRCTPDELRATLEAEGVTVTAVDELNYAFVISGFDYLNGLQSFRDGLFYVQDISSMLVAQTAAPKKGDYVIDVCAAPGGKSTHIAELLQGSGHVFARDLTDNKVDMIEENIDRHGLNNMSAEVWDATVFDADSAGKADILICDLPCSGLGVLGRKKDIRYKMTPGSVDELVVLQRQILDTVHTYVKPNGVLVYSTCTIDEAENEDNVRWFIEKHPEFELDKSFAEGTGMKQILPGEHGSDGFFIARFIKSKL is encoded by the coding sequence ATGATAAATAATCATAGTAAAAATAATCATAATAATAAAAATAGCCAAATAAACAAAAATAATATACCGGGCAGACCGGCAAAATCAAACGTGACAGCGCATAATGAGCACTCTGTAGATACGCGTGAGCTTGCCCTTGAGATGCTTATTGAGATTAATGAGCGTGGAGCATTTTCACATATCGTGCTTCGTAGTGTGCTTGACAAGTATCAGTATCTGTCAAAGCAGGACAGAGCCTTTATGACGAGGCTTGTTGACGGCACTATCGAGTATATGCTGCAGCTTGACTACATCATAGACTCTTTTTCAAAGACAAAGGTAAGGAAGATGAAGCCCTTCATCAGAAACCTTCTTCGCATGAGCGTTTACCAGATAAAGTACATGGACGCGGTGCCGGATTCGGCCGTATGCAATGAGGCGGTGAAGCTTGCAAAGAGGCATAAGTTTGCACAGCTTTCGGGCTTTGTAAACGGTGTACTCAGAAATATTGCAAGAAATATAGATTCAGTACAGTTTGATACCTTAAGCATCCGATACTCTATGCCACAGTGGATAGTGGACAGATTTGTTGCGGCATACGGAGAGAAGAAGGCAGAGGAGATTTTCAAGGCCTTTCACAATAAGAGCACAATTAGCATCAGGACAAACCTGACCAGGTGTACTCCGGATGAGCTTCGCGCGACGCTTGAGGCAGAGGGTGTGACGGTCACAGCGGTTGATGAACTTAATTATGCATTTGTTATATCTGGATTTGATTATTTGAATGGCTTGCAGAGCTTCAGAGACGGACTTTTCTATGTGCAGGATATAAGCTCAATGCTTGTCGCACAGACGGCTGCTCCAAAGAAGGGCGACTATGTGATAGATGTATGCGCAGCACCGGGCGGCAAGAGCACCCATATAGCTGAGCTTTTGCAGGGAAGCGGCCATGTGTTCGCGCGTGACCTGACCGATAACAAGGTCGATATGATTGAGGAAAATATAGACAGGCATGGTCTTAACAATATGTCGGCAGAGGTGTGGGATGCCACAGTATTTGATGCTGATTCGGCGGGAAAGGCAGATATACTGATCTGTGATCTGCCGTGCTCAGGGCTTGGAGTGCTCGGCAGAAAGAAGGACATCCGCTACAAGATGACACCTGGGTCTGTAGATGAGCTTGTCGTTCTTCAAAGACAGATACTTGATACCGTGCATACATACGTGAAGCCAAACGGAGTGCTCGTGTACAGTACATGTACGATAGATGAGGCTGAGAATGAGGACAATGTGAGGTGGTTTATTGAAAAGCATCCGGAGTTTGAGCTGGATAAGAGCTTTGCTGAGGGCACCGGAATGAAACAGATACTGCCCGGTGAGCATGGAAGTGACGGATTCTTTATTGCAAGATTCATAAAAAGTAAATTATGA
- a CDS encoding thiamine diphosphokinase produces MRYLIVCGGKIDKEFGLNEIKTDGIDAIIAADSGMDFLYENGVTPDIIVGDFDSTTTNALEYFERKGQTEIRRLNPIKDDTDTEYAIRLAISEGARSIVLLGATGSRIDHVLGNISLLGIGLESGTDISIIDTNNRIRMADKPVTIEKSAQYGRFVSLIALTDDNEVSLKGFKYPVTDYSFDRFTSLGISNEIVDDHALIDIHRGKFIIIESKD; encoded by the coding sequence ATGCGGTATTTGATTGTATGTGGTGGAAAAATAGATAAGGAATTTGGCTTAAACGAGATAAAGACTGACGGAATAGATGCTATCATTGCGGCTGACAGCGGAATGGATTTTCTGTACGAAAACGGTGTCACACCTGATATAATTGTAGGTGATTTCGATTCGACTACGACAAATGCATTGGAGTATTTTGAGAGAAAGGGACAGACTGAGATACGCAGGCTCAATCCCATAAAGGATGATACCGATACAGAGTATGCCATAAGACTGGCAATAAGCGAGGGAGCACGAAGCATAGTGCTGCTTGGAGCAACAGGCAGCAGAATAGACCATGTGCTTGGAAATATTTCACTTTTGGGAATAGGCCTGGAAAGTGGAACTGATATCAGCATTATCGATACAAACAACCGCATAAGGATGGCAGATAAGCCGGTAACCATTGAAAAATCAGCACAGTATGGCAGGTTTGTATCTCTTATAGCACTGACAGACGACAATGAGGTAAGCCTTAAGGGCTTTAAGTATCCTGTTACTGATTATTCCTTTGACAGGTTTACATCGCTTGGCATATCCAATGAAATAGTCGATGATCATGCACTGATTGATATCCATAGAGGAAAATTTATCATTATTGAGTCAAAAGATTGA
- the def gene encoding peptide deformylase: MALRTIRVEGDPVLGKVCREVTEVTPKIVTLIDDMLETMYEANGVGLAAPQVGILKRIVVIDVGEGPIVMINPEIIESDGEQTGDEGCLSVPGKAGQVTRPNYVKARFMGEDMNEYEIEGEELLARCICHELDHLDGHLYVEKVEGALHDVTYEDTQE, translated from the coding sequence ATGGCACTTAGAACTATTAGAGTGGAGGGAGACCCTGTACTTGGCAAGGTCTGCAGAGAGGTTACGGAGGTGACTCCAAAGATAGTAACACTTATTGATGATATGCTTGAGACTATGTATGAGGCTAATGGTGTAGGACTTGCCGCACCACAGGTTGGCATATTAAAGAGAATCGTTGTTATCGATGTGGGCGAGGGTCCAATCGTGATGATTAATCCTGAAATTATCGAGTCTGACGGAGAGCAGACCGGCGATGAGGGCTGTCTTTCAGTACCGGGAAAGGCCGGACAGGTGACCCGCCCGAATTATGTAAAGGCTCGCTTCATGGGCGAGGATATGAATGAGTATGAGATAGAGGGAGAAGAGCTTTTGGCCAGATGTATCTGCCACGAGCTTGACCATCTCGACGGACATCTCTATGTGGAGAAGGTTGAGGGCGCACTTCACGATGTGACATATGAGGATACACAGGAGTAA